The Strigops habroptila isolate Jane chromosome 13 unlocalized genomic scaffold, bStrHab1.2.pri S16, whole genome shotgun sequence genome window below encodes:
- the LOC115601831 gene encoding DNA-directed RNA polymerase II subunit RPB11-a yields MNAPPAFESFLLFEGEKKISINKDTKVPNACLFTINKEDHTLGNIIKSQLLKDPQVLFAGYKVPHPLEHKIIIRVQTTPDYSPQEAFTNAITDLISELSLLEERFRVAIKDKQEGIE; encoded by the exons atGAACGCGCCTCCGGCCTTCGAGTCCTTCCTCCTCTTCGAGGGCGAGAAGAA GATCTCCATCAATAAGGACACGAAGGTGCCTAACGCCTGCCTGTTCACCATCAACAAGGAGGACCACACGCTGGGGAACATCATCAAGTC GCAGTTACTGAAGGACCCCCAGGTGTTGTTTGCAGGGTACAAGGTCCCACACCCGCTGGAACACAAGATCATCATCCGTGTCCAAACCACCCCTGACTACAGCCCTCAGGAGGCATTCACCAACGCCATCACGGATCTGATCAGTGAGCTCTCCCTCCTGGAGGAGAGGTTCAGG GTTGCCATTAAAGACAAACAAGAAGGAATCGAGTAA